Within Nematostella vectensis chromosome 1, jaNemVect1.1, whole genome shotgun sequence, the genomic segment CTGTAAACGTAGAAGGTTTAACGGTATttgcaaataaaaaacgaGTGCATTTTCCCACCGACTCCCTTGTCTAGTAATTTGATGGCTGTCTCCTTGTCCCCCATGTACGCAGCAGCGCAAAGCTGTTCTTGTTTAGTGCCCTGGAGAAAGGATTGGCAAAAGAGACAAGGTTCAGTTTTCTAATATTGAGATTTCCAAAGCGCCTTAGATGCAAAGGTTCTCgaggggaggtggggggggggggagttacCGATAGTccagaaaaaaacatcagtAAACCTGTTGTGCCTACTAGCGCCCCGACCTATTTTAGAAAGCCCGTAAGCTTCTGGCCTCTGAATACGTAGCTCGCTTTACGATTGACGTTTTGGAggcgggggggagggggggttgaaGGGGGGTTATGGTCCAACGATTTCCCGAGAGGGGATGGGTCCGCTATTAGGATTAACCTCAACTGTTGTCTTTAAAGGCTGCTCGCTCTCGTCATCATCCAAATCCGCCTCCTTTGCCTTGCCGTTCACCATGACTAGCTCCACGTTTTTAtcgtttttcttcttctttttcttatcGTTTGTTTTGTTGGGCTTGGGGGGTCTCGGGGGCTTTGGCGCTTTTTTTACCATTATTGAGGGTGAATATGATCTTGATAATAAAACCTGTGTTAAAACATTATAAATGGAATTTATTACCATAATGAACTGTGGCGAGGTCTGAGCTAAATGGAGGGAGCTTTAGGTCAAACCTGTTGTCATAAGCTCTGGCCCCATCAGTATGTTATTTTGCATTCGATAGTGCGCTCAAAGCGTAACAAACAAAAGTTCGGGTTCCACTACACTGTAGGGATTGTTTATTGCTTTTTGTATGCGTTCGTAGATGGATTTGTATCATGTATGACAGATTGATCATAAACTTGCATAACTCAGTTGCCTAGACTGtaaaaaattgataaaaagAAATCTATCAGGGAATATAGGTGTGGAAAAAATTGTTAACGGCGGCTGGGTGTATCataactttttaaaaaaaatcaaaaagaaTTCTGAGGTTCAATATGAAAGGTAAAACTCCTGCAAACCTACAAACCACAAAAGGCACAAATCCTTgtgcaaacaaataaagatttTTAAATGCTTTGGAATTTAAAGGTTAAAAGAGCAAGCAAAACTCAAAATACCTAAAAGAAGgtttaatttattttccttCATGTTCAGAGCTTATCGTCAAAACCAGAGAGACCTAATTTTCTCTGTAAATTGTTTTTGTGATTTAAATGAGTATTTCTAGACTAGGATGCTAGTTTTTAATGTTTCAAATCGCATCGCAAGTCGTGAGGCTtagacatacatacatacatatttttacatacatacatatttATTAGCACCCTCTATTATACAGATATTACTtattaaataagaaaagaagaaaaataaatataatttttataattgggCACCAGCCGCATTAAGAAATAGCATAGCTAATCGAGCTTAAGCGGCTAGGTCAAGCGGAAAATTGCATGGGTACAACATGATACATCAATATAATATCAATACAaacagaaacgaaaaacaaacgACAATAGATGCACGCACCAGAACAAAACACGCACAAGCAAGGGGAGGTCGATTATAGGGATCATTTATATATAGGAGAGAATCTTAAGTTTGTAAATTACAACAATAATAGAGTTAGCTTTTGTAACGATCTAGAAGAGAGCTGATCATTAGTGTCTTGAAACTGGAGCGAGATTTAGATTTATAATCATCCTGAATATCGTTCCAGATTTTTACACCAAGAAAGCGAATGTTAAATTTGCCATAGTTTGTGCGTATCTTAGGCAGGTAATAAGTCTTCCTACTAGCAagtcttgtattatattgatgtatcctgttaatatttgtgaaaaatgATTTGAAGACAGATGGCAAATGATCTGAATGGAAGTCATACATAAACAGTGCATTGTTAAGATAGATTATGTCATGAAGTTTGAGGAgactaaattggtagaataaTGGATTTGAAGGGGTCctaaaatcagaaaaagttAATATTCTAATTGCCCTTTTCTGAAGTATAAAAAggggcttaagagtagttgcatAGGTGTTGCCCCAGGTCACAACTGAGTAAGTTAGAAATGGAAATAATAATGTATAGTAAAGCATTTTTAGGACTGAAATATTTACATAATGTCTTATTTTTGAAAGAACACCAATGCAACGTTTAATCTTTTTAGCTATATGAAGTATCTGATATTTCCAGCTAAGATGGGAGTCAATATAGATGCCTAGATATTTGATGTACTTCTCTTTCTTGATGCATTTGCCATTTATCTTAATACTTAGAGTATAATTAGAGATTTTCTGTGGTGGATGAAAAATGATGAAGTTTGTTTTATCGATATTTAGAGAGAGCTTATTGGCAGCAAGCCAGTTAGAAACATGAAGAAGATTTTCGTTGATACAGGATTCCAGAGCAAGCAAAATACTGTTCGAGTAAAATAGGTTAGTGTCATCAGCAAAGATATGAAAATCAAATATACTACTGCATCTATGAAAGTCATTGatataaataagaaataagaGGGGGCCAAGTACTGAACCCTGTGGGACTCCATGAGTGAGGACAACTTCATCAGATTCTGAATTATTAACTGACACAAATTGCCTTCTATTTGACAAGTATGATGAAAACCATTCATTTGCAATGACGGCTCTTTAGTTAGCATAGCGACGCTCACTGACCTCTCGCGATCATCCCGTCGATGCCATTACAAGagaatttttaaataaatccTAATAAAACAACGATACCCTTACCTTAAAATGCCCCCAATCTATAAAAGCcaatactacaataatatTTTAGTACATATTATGTTCAGAGGGTGATTCGAGTTGCTATCTATTTTACGTGTCTTACAACAAATCCATTTGTAATTTGTCAACACTGAAAAAGAGCCGAGTGGCTTGGGAGGCTTGATAGCCAGAGAGAGCAAGAGAAACCATCCAGCACGTTTTTATGTTGTTTGCTGGTGTAGTCCTTTGGGTATCCGTTATGGGGTAAAACATTCGGAGAAATTTGTAAAAAAGTTCGAGGAGATTCCCGACATCCTCGACAGTCCAGACGCGGAACTTCTCGTGGTGAGCGATGTCATAACagacaagaacaacaacatgAGTGATCTGAACACTTTAAACTCACCTGGTCTCTCCAATAGTTGATAAGAAATTCTCAATTTACGCACGGGAATGTATGCAAGGGAATGTACGCACGGGAATGTTCGCGCGGGTAGTGGGAAATGCGCACAAACAGCACTCAGGGCTTGGTGCCGAAGCCATCCACAGGAACCCCGTCTTCTGAAGTTCCAAAACTCCCGATTTTCAGGGTGGCGCTAAAGATTAAGCGGTAGAGAAATCTCGTGCAGAATGATAAGCCAAACAGCGTGCATTAAGCCTCTCCAATTTTCTTGGACCTAATTCTGCATTGGCTTTCCTTCCCAGTCGATGTATTCGTTTCCAAATTCGTTTCCAATGCGCAAAATGTgcgcttttttatttttcttttttattataaaaaagttAACTGAATAAATAACATTAATATATTAGTCTATCAGAACTACATTGGGGtattttgtttaaaatttaCGATAATATTTCATCAACGGCGTCGGCGACGAAGGTCAATAGAGCTGTCCATATTTGTAATATATCTGCAAGGCCGCAACAGCTCTTTCATTTGGCATCGTCTTATATCGAACCAAAGGGACGGCATCCTTCCTTccctaaaatataaaaatatggtTGAATTGTTGACTTGGTAATTCTATGCATATCAATCGATTTGCCACAAATCACACCGAGCGCacgggtggggggggggggggggggggagggggagggagggagggtggggagagagttttctgataaaaatttaaccacctccgaaagaacaaaaagggattttttatgcctctgcagtatctccacaggacgtttattgtcggatttggctaatACCAgactgatctagcttatgattttgagttttgtctacaaatagcacgtctgagaaccaaaagtggactttcggccgttgtggggtttcgttcgcaccccctgcatccccccctgggtacgggcctggattATGTGTCGCTCGTTTATTCCAGAGAACGTGAAACAAGGGACACATAAAGCTCTGCGAAAAAGAGCAAAACTAACCAAGGTAAGTGAAACCTAAAATCTGCGGACACTATGTATgtctaaaagaaaaagagcTGCAACTTGGTGTAACTCTTGATACCACGTAGCGTGTTTGGGCAAAGCTGAAAACACGGGGATGACTTTAAAATTAACACTGATTAACACTTACATGGGGtttaagaaaacaaacattgttTATTGTTACTGAGTACAACAAGCTATTGTAATTACACGCACTACACATGATCAATGCGTGTCTTGGCCAGTCGGTGAAAGCAGGGCCTCCGGGCTTACCCTTATCGGTGTCCTCTACACAACGTCTTTATTAGTTTAATTAAATATGGTGATAACCCGCAGCAAAATacggttttttttaattactttTGGTGGCCCTAGCCCTTGATAGTAAAAATGCTTTTATCTGATCAATTGCAAGTGTTACAAACAGTAAACATTCGCAAGTCAAGATGAATTAAAAcagctttcttttttatacTAAAGCTTTCTTATCTATTGCCAAAACATGGTGCTCTGAAGTAACATTGTTAACTTGTAAGTTTCAAACTTCGAAGAACCACGAGAGAGACTCTCAGCTTATAAGGTCTTTCTCTATTTAATCCCCAAATTACAACTGCTGGGAATATCTGAAGAACTCTGATTTTAATCAACGGATGCAATTAACGCAGTAAATAAGAATTCATCGGAGTTTTTATCGTATATTGTTTGCTAAAGTTTCTTGTTCCTAAACAAAGGAGCTAATATGGTTAGCAAAAGTAGTACTTCGCCTATCAATTCAATCAGAGAAAAGCACTTGAGCACACGACGTCCTAAAAATGTTGCTTGGGGCTTTTAAAGAAACAGTCTTTATTTGACGAACAGCTAGAGACCACTCttaataaaacagaaaaaaattaaataagtaAAGAAGCCGATCTATGTATGCGAAAAAGCATTTTATAATCATACTCTACACAACACCAAACGGCAAGGCTTTTGGGGACCCTGTCGCCCCTGTCTCCTTAACCTGTGTTGTTTGCCGCCACTgattgatatttattttgctaCGCTCCGTTCTGACCGACATTCAATATTCCTAGATAGCAAAGAAAAGGACTTGATAAAACGATAACAGCTTGACCACATAATTCACAGTTGTTAGAAATATGTTGAAACAGGGCACACAGGATCCATAGTCCAATGTTACTCGAATGTGTTATAAATCTCCAATGTTACTCGAATGTGTTATGAATTTCTCTTTTTCAAAGCTAATTCCTCTTTGGATTTTGCATTTTTAGCTGAAGACACAtagataatatttttaaaatcgtgTTCAATTTGAGCTAATAACGGTAGTGGCTGTCCGGAGGCTCTTTGAATTGTTTGTGTACATTTGAATTGAGCGGAAAATCGGATCTAGATGTCAAAATAAGATAAACAAGAATCACAGAACTTGTGGAAGCCATTGGATCTGCTTCCACCTGGAACGTGCAAATCGACAGGTGGCCAGGCTTGGTTTAAATTCAATTTAACGTAATTTTGATTGTCTAATTGCCGTTATAATCTAATTCTATCGTCTCCAATGTGTGCTCTGTACTCTCAAGCAGAACGTTTGGCTATCAGATGGTGGCATTTACCATAACTCATTAAAGGCATGTATATTAAAATACTCTTGGAAAATCTAAATgttgaaaataattttgctacaaacacacatacctcacaaaaaataataattaacgaTCTCGTTGTGCACTTTATCCTTATCAACGAGGTTATACAAAACGCATATAGTTCACACGTTCAGCGTTAGGTTATACAAAACGCATATAGTTCACACGTTTAGCGTTAGGTTATACAAAACGCATATAGTTCACACGTTCAGCGTTAGGTGTCGGAGCTGTGTTGATTTTTATTCGCAGAATTAAAATTAATCAAACATGTTTGCTCTCTGCGTGCTATTGATTGTCTATATCGTTTGTCATGTATAACGCGCAAAGGACATACTCTCTACCGTGCATCTATTTATCGAGCCGCCAATGTCTTTGGTACTACCTCTGTAAACACTTGGGGAATAGTTGGGTTGGCGTCCTTTAGAAGTGGGCGTCACAAACCTGTTAGCCTCGATGAAAGAATACAAATGTGACAGCACTGAGATTCAGTGTGCATTCCAAGATTCCCACTCTGAGACGCCGACCGTTACGAGGGCTGAAGCTCCCCCAGGCCAAACAGTCAAACCTCACGAAAAGAGCAAAAGCCAAGCTATCGATCAAGACATGGCAAACAACAAGGTTAGCGCCGAAAACCTCGTCCCTGAACCTGGATTTCTTCAGGAGCGGAGGGGTAAAAGAATTTGGCAGATTATTAGCATGGTTATTTTGGTCTTTGCTGTTGTTATGCTTGCTTTATTCATTTGGCAGTTGTCAAAACAGTCCGCCAAGAGCCCAGTATCGGAGAGAACCCAAGGCAATGATGACAGCGTTTGGCCTGCCATTAAGAAGTGTCCAATTCTCCCACCACTAGTATCGCTACCCCGAGACCTACCGAAAGATTTGAATCAGTCACTTGTAAGAATTGAAGACTACTTGAAAAAGCTTGTGAATCCGCAGAGTCAGCTCCCTGCAATCTCTGCAACTATTTACTACAAAGACAAGGTTCTATGGATTGGACACTACGGGACAAAAATTGCGGAAAATAAAACCCCTCCGAATGATGATACTCGGTACCGGATCGGTAGCATAACCAAAGTTTTTCCCGTGATAATGTTATATAAAATGTACCAAGATGGATTGATCGATTCATTAGACGACCCACTGAGTAAATATGCCCCCGATTTCCATATGAATAACCCATTCACGGAAGAGAATATAACTTTACGACAAATAGCTAACCAGTTATCCGGGCTCCCTCGCGAGGCCCCCTGCGGCGCGTGCTTAAATGAAACGACTTCCAGTAAGCAGCTCGCCCTGCTTCGTAACCGAAGCCTTGTGGTTGAGCCAGGGACAGTGCCGTCCTACAGCAACCTCGGATATGCTCTGCTAGGAAGGTTGCTGACGGAGATGCCAAAAGTAAACATGACCTTCGAGGATTGGACTCGGAACAAAATTTTAATCCCTCTGGGATTAAACAACACGGGGTTCCGCATCGACAAAGAGGTTGAGCAGGATATGGCGCCTTCTTACAACTCCTTGGGGAATCGCGTGCCCTTCATGGACATTAAATGGCTAGCCCCTGCTGGACAAATGTACTCGAGCCCGCGGGATATGGCTTTGTTCGGGATGTATCTGAACGCAGCAAAGAAACAATCAGTTCTGCAAACGAAGTACTTGAGGGAGATCTTATCACCGTCGGACATAGCGCCTGATGGGCAGACTTTGTGGGGAAGTCCGTGGGAGATGATCTTTCATAAGAATTTCCTCGTCCGAGGCAAGGGGGGTACAATTGACAGCTATTCGGCTATGGTGAGCGTTGTCCCTGAAATCCAGCTCGGCTTTAATGTGTTCATTAATGCTGCATACCATTTCAAGGAAGGCGCCCTCATCGCTAATACTATTTTGGATTATGTATACAGAGAATTTTTACCCGTGTTTAACAGAACATTATTCGAAGTAGGCGGCAGGTTAAAGTTCAATAACGCAACGATGTATATCGGTACTTACAACATTACAAAGACAAGCGAACTTACTGGAGAAATTGAATCAAAGTACCAAGCGACAATCGACGATCACAACTACACCTTACTTTATActgaaaataacaagaaaacattCTTATATGACACTGAAGTCCCTTTACTTCTAAGAGCAGCTAAAGATACAAGCAGCTGTCTAGAATCACAACTCGGCAATCGTGCtcagttttatttttcgccCGCTGTTGAAGGTGTGTCTCCCGGATTTTTAGTGCCGGGATGGGGCATCACTGGGGTACGGGTGTAGGAGGTAGTCTCCCGGGGTTTCCTTGCCTGGATGGGGGATCAGGGGGGAACGGGTGTAGATGGTGGGTCTTCCGGGTTTTCAGTGCCGGGGTGGAGCATTGCTGGGGTACGGGTGTAGGGGGTAGTCTCCCGGGTTTTCCTTGACGGGATGGGGGATCAGATAAGTACGAGTGTAGGAGGTAGACTACTGGGTTTTCAGTGCCGGGGTGGGGGATCAGGGGGGTATGGGTGTAGATCTTGATCTCCAGCACCTTTTGGAGCGGATAGTAGAAATGGGCATGGAACTGACAGAAAGTTATAGGGCGGAGAGAATACGTAGTTGGGTAAATTATGCGCTGGCTTATCGAGCACGTGTCAGGGCATGGTAAAGGGTGTACAGCATTGATTTATATCAGTTATCACGTCAAAATCTTCAATTATTACGCCGTTACAGATTAGAGATATCGTATTCACATAAAATATACTATCTAATCATCAGTGATTTGCGTGGTCTACTATTTCCGGTGTAAGCGCGACCCCCTCTTGGCCgtcaaaaagtgggtcatgtCTTATTGGGGATATTCTCAAATACTATCCTATTTTCATAGTATACCTACTGCGCACTacatccccccccctacccctctcgGTACACCCATGGTCCTTTTTGCACGAAGCATATAAGCGAGCCCCAGCAATATTTACTAACAACTATATTTTGGACATTCACTTCCTAAAATGACGAGCTATGCAAAGCAAGCAACctaaaaatatacataaagtaaaaataaataccTCCCCAGGAGACTCAACAATGTACTCGCAAAAGACGCAACAACCAAGTACGAATAATATTTGAGATTTtcaagattttattttattagtagAATGAACGCCTAATTCTAACTCCACATGTCTACTTCAAACCAAGAATCGCAAACCGCAAAAGCGCACAGGAAAACGCACAGAAACCGcttagaaaaacttaaaaaaccgtcaaaacaagtaaacaacCGTAAACCGCGCAGTCTATAAAAAACGCAATACCGCGGACAAGAATCGTGCAGTTTTtcaaaataaggaatatattagtttccttatatggaagtgaccgcgtttggcaaaaacgacaatttttggctgaattttcttgatacGGAAAAACTGCGCCAgatttaagtctttcattacTATAACGTCCTGAGACGCCCGTAAAATATAGCCCAACTTcaaaacgtcagaaatgcaaactgaacatcaccagacccggatactcatggattcgtccaaggcatagacgaccttcaaaagcagATCCAAGCAATGTGATAGAATTGACtccatttcaaaatattaactttgatttctgaccaattcgtaaacgaatgcttaaactcagaaacatttcatgccaaaaaagacacgaaattccgaactacaaataaagacaagcaaacacagatcaagtcacaaatagatacctttattgcgctcagTCAGGTCCAATTTTACAGCCATCagccacaataatcaatgctaaaacctccattagaagcgagtctaCATGTTTCGGCTAAaatgcatgcctgcactgcatcatgggagtcttagAAACGCCTTCACAGAGAGGcgggcaaccccccccccccccccataattataccagtttttttgccccaaagccaaacaaaacatttccaggtccaaggaacccaggaaaagcctgaaaacaatttttgaataagtttgggtagcaaagatgtgccacattggagagtatgaggccatttacTAGAAAATTCTCACTCGGTGAAACCCAAACAAGGAATTatttatcccattgaatcaacctcagcgtgcaaacatccataagcacagcattaattatacACAAATAGACTTCATTATCTATTAACTATAGATAGACTtcatgtcctaaggcactctccagttgtgaaaagctgtaatttttaagcaaattaaaaGTAAAACTGTGGTATGGTAAGCAACAATGTCGTCGCTAGATTGAAAAgacaccgcagtgcattgttggaaacttcaaggcgtaccgtcttgggtcagcggtagtaACTTTTTTGGTAGCGTTGGACTTGAAACTGGAAAGCTATTTCCAGTTCTTTTGCTGAATAAACTAGTGGAGGATGGGCATATGTTGGCCCCCCTCAAATCCAAGACCAAATATCGTGACCCCCCTAGACCGGGCGCCCAAAAATTTGCACCACCCCTAAAGCACCTTCCATGTTAAAGTGGGAAACCTTGCGTGACATGATGCTGGTGGATTATGTGACACGGGATTATCATTGCATGTGGGGGTATGTTTGGGAGATGCGTTTTGTTGATGGTCTGGTAGTGAGAGGAAAAGGTGGTAATTTAGATACATATGCCACACACTTTGCTGTTGTACCGGAACTACAACTAGGTGTCAACATTTTATTCAACATGGACATAGCATTTACCACTCAGCAATTAACATCTTCCTCTCAGACTATGTGCACAAAAATCTTATTTCTCCTCTCACTGAAGCCTTGTTGATCTTCAAAAGAAAGCCAAGTTTCCTATTGATCCTACACCCTTCCTAGGAACCTATAATGTCACTCAACATATTAGCCATATGGGTAATACTCAACATATTAGAAGACAAAGACAAACTCCATCAAAAACCAACCCAGCAGCTGGCCTGACTCGACTTATGCTGGCCACCCGCTGATGCTCCAGGCACACATGACAatgatggggggaggggtgcgtttGCTTCAACACGCAGCATCACGTGATGCGATCATGGTGTTTTCCCCACCAGGAAAGGATGGTAGGTCATTCAAGTTCACAGTAAAAGCTTCAATGACTGAAGGATATAGAATAGCCTAAAATGTACTCAAAATTTTGTTCATAATGTTTGTATTTATGTACGGTCTTGATGAAAGGTgcttatacacctatttcaaataaggttgcactctgtgtatcgtaacccgcagtgcttcatgggtacaaagtaaataagcaaataacaTTCACATAGCCTTCAGATAGAAGGATTCAGCCgtttatacgctacccatgaaccaccgcgggttacgacacacagattctcgagtgcaaccttatttgaaataggtttaTATGATCAGTGGTTAATAGAAAAGAATTTTATGACAGGATTATTGGACCGGACACTGTTACGAATTTGGTGTATCATATGTAGCATAGTCTAATCCAAtgtaataatttattttttatcgaTCGAAAAGCTGATCTATATACTTATAATATCATCGATAAGTGATTATTAGAGAATGATAAGAGAGAAATGtgaaaaagagaaatccaGGACCCTCATGCACACTTGGAATGTACTGATACCATTATGACTATTCACAATGAAACCCAATAGACAtacacaaaattaaaaatatattagtaaaaaaaaatattggccAAAATGATTATTAGATTAAATGtgataatataataaattatATTATCTAAATAATTTAGATCCCTGATCCCAAAAATAAAGCTGATTTTTGATCCCATATACCTCGTAACTACCCTGAGATAAACGTTTTCTGCGTATCAGAAGAGCGCTGTTTAAGAAGGGTGTGTAGAGAGGAGGGGGACTCACTGAGAAATACCCGCGGCTTGAAAGGTGACTAGAGAAGACCGGCTCAAAACAgtcattttttcaacttacttGCATAATGGATAGTGTATGATGGGAAATTTAATAGGCAtttaaataagtaaaaaaaaggatataTGCTTAATGTATTGTTATAATTGTGAACATTAAAACTCAAACAAAATAGCTGACGCCATAAATTGGACCTTCAATGAAGGAGTTATACGCTGCAAACAGCCCTTACAATTTTTATCAAACGTTGTATTTACCTTCCTGTATTTGTCTTTAAGGTTGCCCGATAAAAAGAGTTATTTCAATATAGAAAACCTTTTAATTTTAGACAAATACCTTTTGTTACCATTTCACAACAAGGGCAAATGCAAGAACTGCTGTGTACATAAGTGAACATTCATCCGAAAAAACACGCGAAACACGTATTCGGACGTATAATGGCCACCTTTGTGTGATAGTCAATACCAGTTTACTTATGACATGTTTTGTAAAAAGGTCTTTATTGCAAGAGGACTTATTTCAGAGTTATCTGCAAGCTGATCACAGTCGTGAAACCTTTGGCTGGAGAAAAGATGGTATTACTAACGCTGTCCGCGCTATGCTTCCTAAGTAGTGTGTCAGGTAATGTTTTCCACCAGAACACTTACACATCAATACTGTTTTACATTGCAAAGAGGGTATCACGTCGTTCATACCCAGTTCGTCCACAAGCGAGTCTTTCGTCCACATATAGTTTTTAcaactttttggtttggatcgggtattcgtaccaagacgtaggggcctaaagtggtgtggtagtgaggttggtgtgatcatatggtatggtgatgttggagggtgatggtgaaggataGCTAGTAAGATAgtgtagagtggagatggtagtaatgtaattacggtgaaaaggtggattggttcgactagtaggtggtggagggtggtgaaaagatgaagtgggactatagaataggttgtggtagtgtgtggtgggcaggcgaaaaagaaaaaaataataataatatggtgtggtgtggagatggctaatggctgtgttggtgggaaAAAACCGGCACGGTGTATAGGCGAGAGCGGCGGCGAGGGGGATGTGGAGCAGATAAGGCCCACAACTCAGCGTGATGGGTctatgtgttttaaaatggcggTGGTGCGGAGGACGATTTAAAATCTGCGAGGCCACGGTGCAAATGTGGGTGATGATGTATCGTTATGATGTTAGGTGATAGTAAGGTGTTGgtttgtgggtaggtagggtgggtcatagggtgtggtcgtttgtagttgggttttgtgctgtggggtaaatgtttgtatggttggggagggggctgtaTGTAGGTGTTTGTAAGGGGGGGAAattggttgtggggtagtgtctggtgtagggtgtggctgGTTGGTGTGTTGTGGGTTGGTTGGTATAGTCGTAGGatgctatggtgtgtatgtggtaggctatgtgtggaggggtagaggtgtgtgtggtgggaggggggttggaCTGTATGTAGATTGTGTTGTTGGGGGGAGCGTTGGTTGTAGGACTAGTGGCTGCTatagggtgtggttggtttggtgtgttgtagggtgagtagtgttgtggccatggggggggggggggaaggggtgtgtggtttttgtgttggcaggggtctggcttgtgaagggtgtgttaggtgtgtatattttaggtgagagtgtaggaaagtgtgagggggggggaggaagtgtatgtgtaggtgtgtggggcttaggtgggtgttggtgttgtgttGGGGTTTTGAATAATCGTGGTGGGTTGTATGATGACGTGGTATGGGTGAAGTGGGTATGGGGCTGTTTGTGGGGTGAGGGATGAGGGGGTGCTTGTTGTGGGGTAGGGGGGTGCTTGGGTGGTAAGCTAGGTTTGAGGGGGGAGAGAAAGGGggttgtgacatgtatagagctgggtggtagtagtgggtaggtatgttgtgtggtaaggATAGAGTAATATTTAATTTGTGAGAGGGAtgtgggtatgtatgtgttTGTACTATGTGTA encodes:
- the LOC5516363 gene encoding putative beta-lactamase-like 1, with amino-acid sequence MKEYKCDSTEIQCAFQDSHSETPTVTRAEAPPGQTVKPHEKSKSQAIDQDMANNKVSAENLVPEPGFLQERRGKRIWQIISMVILVFAVVMLALFIWQLSKQSAKSPVSERTQGNDDSVWPAIKKCPILPPLVSLPRDLPKDLNQSLVRIEDYLKKLVNPQSQLPAISATIYYKDKVLWIGHYGTKIAENKTPPNDDTRYRIGSITKVFPVIMLYKMYQDGLIDSLDDPLSKYAPDFHMNNPFTEENITLRQIANQLSGLPREAPCGACLNETTSSKQLALLRNRSLVVEPGTVPSYSNLGYALLGRLLTEMPKVNMTFEDWTRNKILIPLGLNNTGFRIDKEVEQDMAPSYNSLGNRVPFMDIKWLAPAGQMYSSPRDMALFGMYLNAAKKQSVLQTKYLREILSPSDIAPDGQTLWGSPWEMIFHKNFLVRGKGGTIDSYSAMVSVVPEIQLGFNVFINAAYHFKEGALIANTILDYVYREFLPVFNRTLFEVGGRLKFNNATMYIGTYNITKTSELTGEIESKYQATIDDHNYTLLYTENNKKTFLYDTEVPLLLRAAKDTSSCLESQLGNRAQFYFSPAVEGVSPGFLVPGWGITGVRV